One window from the genome of Halictus rubicundus isolate RS-2024b chromosome 7, iyHalRubi1_principal, whole genome shotgun sequence encodes:
- the Rbcn-3a gene encoding rabconnectin-3 alpha isoform X4 codes for MNCHQILSGACNAGDRCYAVGSVEGISFTAYAAGCNIVILASNFERVQIIPGAVHNYIRISCLDCSTDTGKIAAAYENQVCIFEPTPLIHSTCSHQLEYRWVQTGSLQTESNIGSLSWNLEGTRLLTGGELLQLWHQNITPFQEEQFKTVTLCAAAKANLSQTGDTVASRRKENALNVLPDPGAVTFSIGGEADSPAPADSTNGIEPGAWNCVWKCRTATPVHLMSFSPDGTLFATTGFNDRLVKIWFENKQLFSTRNVDHSNVSQSTGSDSYSFVYVAHPRAVTHLSWRKTSKYMPKGSVSNMLVTSCRDNICRVWAETIPPEVEGLANMSQFEGSDRHGHHGKHRHHNMHKHRFMQRLKHMKTCFHIRRHAKQQHQAGHVTAPTLPTLPSTYSVHDFHNNYQGSGHYPGMHFHLAASINAETDIPLVPSLITGDPEREPNFILHWLNNKEMHFTMQAESILQELTRKVVEKEEGLHQQDMEHAEHDFEEEGPLSELSFLYRIDYDTRLDSIRFDTITLSIVEKGVRLQHAQKSGSNVRSMSQEDHSSDEHHTTHTVSSHHSLPHSVHSHQSLSNTTSINSIATDITSSMNHAPDSLDTTIETLLRDWHHNPDLLFSIHPIDGSFLIWHIEWLDEYHPGSFRQAQISFSTRIPNAFPLGDASTMSHNVSMYSHNTGGPLLNIREVAKSSTKTSNDGVEITTPLPSLIEQDEEQSTLTSKAGQELLKNIENTVDTRAGQNATGKEKEGHLETRKTNQETVNDILTHPSPIVSMVSKHSNGTLNLWQLTFADRTKFSQVLSIGHASRASGHRFRVNDITCHPVLPLLVTTSHHNIPECSGSQCRDNDSSENSNNRTGSGFTKASPKDVSPTGFCSELILWRVDTVGPLSKSGGVSELARINSPEISAFSNVAWIPTLLPSTTLGNLSNSPSACFVASDGESLRVYQAVIDARTLLAEVSSSERRSRMMDSMSSLSTDMSSDDGVRQSIHCRIEIVSQQSTARPGCVIKLDAIADATHDWQNTQFLHVFQEQLITGDRNDDKQSGVNTSANDLGLMESTLDAMVDLQQSAIFEEPFYIVVLERTQNGTTVHMWRLIIASQPETTGLSGSMMYVPDSHLVQDEEEEGGTPGRYIYSEGKRSRRPSQTRRDSQGEFDTFFHRRPQNSHVRITTTKACTQELPLPDGVEVVHAAPAAGHLSSSSIYPACFAPYIIVTACSDSTIRFWKCKVTKNPTDEKLCYEWCEWEMLRKDQESTIDITGQPLNISAAYSGRIACAYKYGKSFTRPTKSDPDSRYVNLCVAIYECESTGGSEWILEDTIHLKNIHLPRIAVDQHLDLSYLYDSRFLQKKQRLTQVLQTLSHEDVRSPRNGDNGETTKSTAGLLAVPSFSTLQSLRKSIIENGNTCPLTQKHLVQLDWVSKEDGSHILTVAVGSKIMLFTPVCSDLAQANMKAMKESQSTNRPILRKASSLAQPQFVDEIRWMKLRKIELTTADGLPPLPMQISWVRDGILVVGMDSEMHVYSQWKPNPKNECFHSNLQHQESDEFQASRNLRDEDLRTLAHETSQRRLANVSSMPHLSRVSSINLTMLDAKKKRGIQNENLNFDYMPDYGLFEASRIACPVLPQYHPKQLMELLNSGKIRWVKAILAHLVRCIGSSCPLRTDDENLRQRGGGGGGGGGVGGGGGGGGGGGGGGWSRSRTMSVSYVGTTSPLESRGSTTQIPEELMLDYAEITSISPLPLWTLLIADKETNLMHSHKTEDKQDNYNELFDNNLDEDESLDDMLEEDFDCSRQKDRRSSVPERQGISHFGPRQGRLLSRLLTHTHLPGLSSLDQMHLLALADTVSTCNVDFAERFAIDAAKNAIAKENLTGIPDGTTVSMDSLDDCGLRFLLAMKHYNYLIRCLPLAQRAQFQKQGISSNNLVWAFHSESEEELLGLIPSYAKGQPKWSVLKELGVGWWIRSNTVLKRCVDKIAKAAYQEKQEPLDAALYYLAMKKKSLVWGLFRNKRDDRMTGFFSNNFTEDRWRKAALKNAFALLGKQRFEHAAAFFLLASALKDAIDVCLHKLNDIQLAMVIARLYEDDTTSPNMRRLLYEEILGCDKEGQNQDMNKAHPDPFLRSMALWILKDYTGSLNTLLLTNVGTLHPQYDDESEKPEGATANPNVFNFYVYLRTHPLLIRQYIASTAQDKKKGHSVVISGFSYGADTKTQPDKQLTLEDSITPLERQLYFTTAHAHFKAGCPALALEVLSKLPSKVMDTNCEDSPSLLNSPIKARKQDSQIDTGIISWDHQPEKTNESAGLFDWSEPASRKTDDELVLNWDDAAETNDPDSPPLSMKLDGKEADDKLPEKEEKNGKTSGQLDIMAQQLKFVACLKILMEELSTLATGFEVDGGQLRYQLYVWLEREVDALRQLCSYSINSDGDTYNVSEYEGGSMVDDIQSHSRPGEQPTLHEILVADKLDFEAKVQRAVRRKKWLKANETLLRTLLSYCSLHGASGGGLASVRMELVLLLQELQQEKTQQQLLSPLPFPTTLPLLSASVACNKTVVADPVRHLQSLAHDMLQTLVELRKPPMPTRNTHYSEVFIMRDLAVALSACIYQSLCDSDTFVMKHHQPDSFPAVAEVETFSGGHLVASNRQHRRYSTDDGVCINTTPSKWPGVTNLRSLLAREKDEDTPKLNILLCEAFVATYMSLFVYALWSCDSHILFRLVGQCFDNSTWSCLFGGGVKKLLRVASTTSQACGTGTGAGTVEKSSDGASTESQSTAGAVWNTMTSLTKQRVKLNMKLLGQFTGQQPNMKEDKPTYREQFVPPQMSMISYFLMKPHIDSEYADEIDYDSSDSAVSDLDSSEDEEDVFDTNSKPKIKPKDNTEHSNPNSHSWCVMRLAIVKILQRQLQDFLNVAGIEMQELPVSSPLTHGTLAVVAQWQETLREELDNKGPPPINYIPGCAPDPTPTPGKPAIHKYRSLLEKGNTPFNTRLASAAPANRLWCFLIRQELVQDIFIRAVFGKRRSLSSILESNHSAMDHLNRGTTTEDKGSDSGTTSLPEPVRIIHKEQDSISAFCLNQVNPGLMALATPREVQEMNISLLLELPSWLEDECEFDLINLNKQPEPEAVQPTSFLVIQTAADRPMLAQSPQTNSPQPQSGIASQSGRGASVILKHRIDGIRRISSHPLLPLYLTGSQDGSVSLWEWGHQTAVATPRQPGTFAKVTRVRFSQHGNKFGVADSDGHLSLFQVACREGTSRPFFNYQCHSKVTADFVFLGACSLIATAGHGSEGRNVALWDTLLPQNKSLIQGFTCHDQGASSLILAPQHQLLISGGKKGDITIFDVRQRQQRHRFQAHESAIKCLALDPHEEFFVSGAGDGDIKIWGLTVHSLLYSFPGEHPRSSFFKNIGQNILQGVTQLHVDSAGRLFSCGADGSMKVRQLPERDCVVHTLY; via the exons CAATTGGAATATCGATGGGTACAAACTGGAAGTTTACAAACGGAATCAAACATCGGTTCTCTATCGTGGAATTTAGAAGGGACAAGGCTATTAACCGGAGGAGAACTTTTACAATTATGGCATCAAAATATAACCCCTTTTCAGGAAGAGCAAT TCAAAACAGTAACGTTGTGCGCAGCGGCAAAGGCGAATTTGTCGCAAACAGGAGATACCGTTGCGTCCAGACGAAAAGAAAATGCTCTGAACGTTCTTCCAGACC CTGGCGCGGTTACTTTTTCCATTGGCGGAGAAGCGGACAGTCCTGCGCCCGCAGATTCGACCAATGGGATCGAACCAGGGGCTTGGAATTGCGTTTGGAAGTGTCGCACAGCCACGCCGGTGCATCTGATGAGTTTCAGTCCGGATGGCACGTTATTCGCGACCACAGGATTTAACGATAGATTAGTTAAAATTTGGTTCGAGAACAAACAAT TATTTTCAACGAGGAACGTGGATCATTCGAATGTCTCGCAATCTACAGGCAGCGATAGTTACAGCTTCGTTTATGTTGCTCATCCGCGTGCAGTCACACACTTATCTTGGCGCAAGACCAGCAAATACATGCCAAA AGGTTCCGTTTCCAACATGCTGGTCACATCCTGTAGAGACAATATTTGCCGAGTATGGGCTGAAACGATTCCACCGGAGGTCGAAGGTTTAGCTAATATGAGCCAGTTCGAAGGTTCCGACAGGCATGGTCATCATGGTAAACATCGACATCACAATATGCACAAACACCGATTCATGCAGCGACTGAAACACATGAA AACATGTTTTCATATCCGTCGACACGCAAAGCAACAACATCAGGCGGGTCACGTCACAGCTCCAACCTTACCAACTTTGCCGTCGACGTATTCCGTGCACGACTTCCACAATAATTATCAAGGTTCTGGTCACTATCCAGGAATGCATTTCCACTTGGCAGCTAGTATCAACGCGGAAACTG ACATACCGTTAGTACCAAGTTTGATTACCGGAGACCCAGAGAGAGAACCAAATTTTATTCTGCACTGGTTGAACAACAAGGAAATGCACTTTACGATGCAAGCGGAAAGTATTTTGCAAGAACTGACTCGTAAAGTGGTAGAAAAAGAGGAGGGACTGCATCAGCAGGATATGGAGCACGCGGAGCACGATTTCGAAGAGGAAGGTCCCTTGAGTGAGCTTTCTTTTTTGTACCGTATCGATTATGACACCAGGCTTgactcgattcgattcgatacCATCACTTTGTCTATCGTAGAAAAGGGAGTACGATTGCAACACGCCCAAAAATCAGGGAGCAATGTCCGATCGATGAGCCAAGAGGATCATAGCAGCGACGAACATCACACGACTCATACTGTTTCATCGCATCACAGTTTACCGCACAGCGTGCATTCGCATCAAAGTCTTAG TAATACCACGTCTATCAACTCGATCGCAACGGATATAACGTCTTCGATGAATCATGCGCCGGATTCTTTAGACACCACGATAGAAACGTTACTGCGGGATTGGCATCATAATCCGGATCTACTTTTCTCGATTCATCCTATCGATGGAAGTTTTTTGATTTGGCACATCGAATGGTTGGACGAATACCATCCAGGATCGTTTCGACAAGCGCAAATATCGTTCTCGACGCGAATACCTAATGCGTTTCCGCTCGGCGATGCTTCGACGATGAGTCACAATGTATCGATGTATTCTCACAACACCGGCGGTCCTCTGTTAAATATCCGTGAAGTAGCAAAGTCGTCGACGAAGACGTCCAACGACG GTGTTGAAATCACTACGCCGTTACCGAGTCTGATCGAACAAGACGAAGAACAGTCGACGCTAACCTCGAAAGCCGGTCAAGAactgttaaaaaatattgaaaataccgTCGACACGCGGGCTGGTCAGAATGCGACgggaaaagagaaagaaggaCATCTGGAAACTCGTAAAACGAATCAAGAAACGGTCAACGATATATTAACGCATCCCAGCCCGATCGTCTCCATGGTGTCGAAACATTCGAACGGTACATTGAATTTGTGGCAACTAACGTTTGCCGATAGAACGAAATTTTCCCAG GTATTGAGCATTGGACATGCCTCGAGGGCGTCGGGACATCGGTTTCGAGTAAACGATATCACGTGTCATCCGGTGTTACCGTTGCTGGTGACAACGTCGCatcacaatataccagaatgttccgGGTCTCAATGCCGTGACAACGATTCGAGTGAAAACTCGAATAACAGAACGGGCTCCGGATTCACCAAGGCATCCCCAAAAGATGTGTCTCCCACT GGATTTTGCAGCGAGTTAATACTTTGGCGAGTGGACACGGTTGGACCTTTGTCGAAGAGCGGCGGAGTCTCGGAATTGGCACGTATCAACTCTCCCGAGATTTCGGCGTTCAGCAACGTGGCTTGGATCCCGACGTTACTACCGAGCACTACCTTGGGCAATTTGTCGAATTCTCCGAGCGCGTGTTTCGTTGCCAGCGACGGGGAAAGTTTGAGAGTTTATCAAGCCGTTATCGATGCTAGAACGCTCCTGGCAGAAGTGTCGAGCAGCGAAAGGCGAAGCAGAATGATG GATTCGATGTCGAGCCTCTCGACGGACATGTCGTCCGACGATGGTGTCAGACAGTCCATTCACTGCAGGATAGAGATAGTGTCGCAACAATCAACAGCAAGACCCGGTTGCGTGATCAAGTTGGATGCCATCGCCGACGCAACGCAC GACTGGCAAAACACACAGTTCCTGCACGTATTTCAAGAACAGTTGATCACAGGGGATAGAAACGACGACAAACAGTCTGGCGTGAATACGTCTGCGAACGATTTAGGTTTGATGGAGTCTACCTTGGACGCCATGGTAGATTTACAGCAGTCGGCAATCTTCGAAGAACCGTTCTACATTGTGGTTTTAGAAAGAACGCAAAATGGTACAACGGTGCACATGTGGCGGTTGATTATAGCCTCTCAGCCGGAGACCACCG GGCTGTCAGGATCTATGATGTACGTTCCGGATTCTCATTTGGTGcaagacgaagaagaggagGGAGGTACGCCCGGGCGATATATTTACTCGGAGGGTAAACGATCTCGCAGACCGAGCCAAACGCGTCGCGATAGTCAAGGTGAATTCGATACATTTTTCCACAGACGACCACAAAATAGTCACGTTCGTATCACAACCACGAAAGCTTGTACGCAGGAATTACCGTTGCCGGACGGTGTCGAG GTGGTACACGCGGCGCCAGCAGCTGGCCATTTGAGCAGCTCTTCCATATACCCAGCTTGCTTCGCACCGTACATTATAGTGACAGCGTGCAGCGACAGCACGATACGCTTCTGGAAATGTAAAGTGACAAAGAATCCAACGGACGAGAAGCTCTGTTACGAATGGTGCGAGTGGGAAATGTTGCGAAAGGATCAGGAATCGACGATCGACATTACAG GACAACCGTTGAACATAAGCGCCGCGTACAGCGGACGGATCGCGTGCGCGTACAAGTACGGCAAGTCGTTCACTCGACCGACAAAAAGCGATCCCGACTCGCGTTACGTGAACCTGTGCGTGGCCATTTACGAGTGCGAAAGCACCGGTGGCAGCGAGTGGATCCTAGAGGACACGATACACTTGAAGAACATACATTTGCCGAGAATCGCCGTGGACCAGCATTTGGATCTCAGTTACCTTTATGACAGTagatttttgcaaaagaaacaGAGGCTCACCCAAGTGTTGCAAACGCTCAGTCACGAAGACGTGCGATCGCCGAGGAACGGCGACAATGGCGAAACCACGAAATCGACTGCGG GTTTGCTGGCTGTTCCTTCGTTCAGTACACTTCAGTCACTGCGAAAGTCGATCATAGAGAATGGCAACACCTGCCCGCTCACGCAGAAGCATTTGGTGCAGTTGGACTGGGTATCGAAGGAGGATGGTTCGCATATCTTGACGGTTGCCGTTGGATCGAAGATTATGTTGTTCACACCGGTCTGCTCGGATCTCGCGCAAGCCAACATGAAAGCGATGAAAGAGTCGCAGAGCACCAACCGACCGATATTGAGGAAGGCGTCGTCGTTGGCACAACCGCAATTCGTCGACGAGATCCGGTGGATGAAACTACGAAAAATCGAGCTGACCACGGCGGACGGGCTTCCGCCGTTGCCTATGCAAATATCTTGGGTGAGGGACGGGATTTTGGTTGTCGGCATGGATTCTGAGATGCACGTTTACTCGCAGTGGAAACCGAATCCGAAGAACGAGTGTTTCCACTCGAATCTGCAGCACCAAGAATCGGACGAGTTTCAAGCGAGCCGGAATCTACGGGACGAAGATCTGCGAACGTTGGCGCACGAAACGTCGCAGAGACGACTGGCGAACGTGTCGTCGATGCCGCATCTTTCTCGCGTCAGCAGCATCAACTTGACGATGCTGGACGCGAAGAAGAAACGGGGAATACAAAACGAGAATTTGAACTTCGATTATATGCCGGACTACGGTTTGTTCGAGGCATCGCGAATCGCTTGCCCGGTGTTGCCGCAGTATCATCCGAAACAGTTGATGGAATTGCTGAACTCGGGAAAGATCCGGTGGGTGAAAGCTATACTGGCACATTTGGTCAGATGCATAGGAAGTTCCTGTCCGTTGCGGACGGACGACGAGAATTTGAGGCAGCgaggcggtggcggtggcggtggcggcggcgtcggtggcggcggcggtggaggtggaggtggtggAGGCGGCGGATGGTCCCGATCGAGGACCATGTCGGTCAGTTACGTGGGCACCACTTCTCCTCTGGAGTCGAGAGGTTCGACCACGCAGATTCCGGAGGAGCTAATGCTGGATTACGCGGAGATAACCTCGATATCGCCGTTGCCCCTCTGGACGTTGTTGATCGCGGACAAAGAGACCAACCTGATGCATTCCCACAAGACGGAGGACAAACAAGACAATTATAACGAGTTGTTCGACAACAACCTGGACGAAGACGAGTCGTTGGACGACATGTTGGAGGAAGATTTCGACTGTTCGCGGCAGAAGGACAGGCGTTCCTCGGTCCCGGAGCGGCAAGGAATATCGCATTTCGGGCCGAGGCAAGGTAGATTACTCTCGCGGTTGTTGACGCACACCCATTTGCCCGGCCTCTCGAGTCTCGATCAGATGCATCTGCTCGCTCTGGCCGACACCGTGTCGACTTGCAACGTCGATTTCGCGGAACGGTTCGCGATAGACGCCGCAAAGAATGCGATCGCGAAGGAAAACTTGACCGGCATTCCCGACGGAACGACCGTCTCGATGGACTCGTTGGACGATTGCGGCCTCCGATTCTTATTGGCCATGAAGCATTACAATTACTTGATTCGTTGCCTTCCGCTCGCTCAACGTGCGCAATTCCAGAAACAAGGAATATCCTCGAACAACCTCGTCTGGGCGTTTCACTCCGAATCCGAGGAGGAATTGCTCGGCTTGATACCTTCTTACGCGAAAGGCCAGCCAAAGTGGAGCGTGTTGAAGGAGCTCGGCGTGGGTTGGTGGATCAGGAGCAACACCGTGTTGAAACGGTGCGTCGATAAGATCGCCAAAGCGGCTTACCAAGAGAAACAGGAGCCGCTCGATGCCGCGCTCTATTACCTCGCCATGAAAAAGAAGAGTCTGGTCTGGGGACTTTTCCGAAACAAGAGAGACGACAGGATGACCGGCTTTTTCTCGAACAATTTCACGGAGGATCGTTGGAGGAAGGCAGCCCTGAAGAACGCTTTCGCTTTGCTCGGTAAACAGAGATTCGAACACGCCGCAGCATTTTTCCTTTTAGCAAGCGCGCTCAAGGACGCTATCGACGTTTGTTTGCACAAATTGAACGACATTCAGCTGGCCATGGTCATCGCTCGGCTCTACGAGGACGACACCACTTCTCCGAACATGAGAAGATTGCTCTACGAAGAGATTTTAGGTTGCGACAAGGAGGGACAAAATCAAGACATGAACAAAGCTCATCCGGACCCGTTCCTGCGTAGCATGGCGCTGTGGATCCTCAAGGATTACACAGGATCGTTGAACACGTTGCTCTTGACGAACGTCGGAACCTTGCATCCGCAGTACGACGACGAATCCGAGAAACCTGAAGGCGCAACAG CAAATCCAAATGTTTTCAACTTTTACGTCTACCTTCGAACGCACCCGTTGCTGATCAGACAGTACATTGCATCGACCGCGCAGGACAAGAAGAAAGGACATTCGGTGGTGATATCCGGATTTAGTTACGGCGCTGACACCAAAACCCAGCCTGACAAGCAACTGACCTTGGAAGACAGTATCACCCCGTTGGAAAGACAGCTGTACTTTACAACGGCCCACGCACACTTCAAAGCAGGTTGCCCCGCTCTTGCCCTCGAAGTACTGTCCAAGTTACCCAGCAAAGTAATGGACACCAATTGCGAGGATTCGCCTA GTCTATTGAACAGCCCGATCAAGGCTCGAAAACAGGATTCTCAAATAGACACGGGTATCATTAGCTGGGACCACCAACCGGAGAAGACCAACGAGAGTGCAG GTTTGTTCGACTGGTCCGAACCCGCGAGCCGGAAAACCGATGACGAATTGGTGTTGAACTGGGACGACGCGGCTGAAACCAACGATCCCGATAGTCCCCCTTTGAGCATGAAACTAGACGGAAAGGAGGCCGACGACAAACTGCCAGAGAAAGAGG agaaaaatggaaaaacgtCGGGTCAGTTGGATATTATGGCGCAGCAATTGAAATTTGTCGCCTGTCTGAAAATTCTGATGGAAGAATTGTCAACGTTGGCAACGGGTTTCGAAGTGGACGGAGGACAACTTCGATATCAACTGTACGTGTGGCTCGAACGAGAAGTTGACGCCCTCAGACAGCTTTGCAGTTACAGCATCAACTCGGACGGAGACACGTACAATGTCTCGGAAT ACGAGGGAGGAAGTATGGTGGATGACATACAATCGCACAGCAGGCCTGGTGAACAGCCGACGTTGCATGAGATACTGGTTGCCGACAAATTAGATTTCGAAGCGAAAGTGCAGAGAGCCGTGCGGAGAAAGAAATGGTTGAAAG CGAACGAAACTCTTTTGCGGACGTTGCTTTCCTATTGTTCTTTGCATGGAGCATCGGGTGGAGGTTTGGCGTCGGTAAGAATGGAACTCGTCCTTTTACTGCAAGAACTGCAACAAGAAAAGACGCAACAACAACTGCTCAGTCCTCTGCCATTCCCCACAACACTGCCTCTGCTGAGCGCCAGCGTGGCTTGCAACAAAACCGTTGTAGCAGATCCGGTCAGACACTTGCAG TCGCTCGCCCACGACATGTTACAAACGTTGGTAGAATTACGAAAACCGCCAATGCCGACGAGAAATACACACTACAGCGAAGTATTTATAATGAGGGATTTAGCGGTTGCTCTGAGCGCTTGTATCTATCAGTCGCTCTGCGATTCCGACACGTTCGTCATGAAACATCACCAACCGGACAG TTTCCCAGCTGTCGCCGAAGTGGAAACGTTTTCCGGTGGGCACTTGGTTGCCTCGAATCGACAGCATCGACGATACTCGACGGACGATGGCGTGTGCATCAACACGACACCCTCCAAGTGGCCGGGCGTGACGAACTTGCGGTCCTTACTAGCCCGCGAGAAAGACGAGGACACGCCGAAGTTGAACATTCTTCTCTGCGAAGCTTTCGTGGCAACCTACATGAGCTTGTTCGTTTACGCTCTATGGAGTTGCGACAGCCACATACTTTTCAGGCTCGTGGGACAATGTTTCGACAACAGCACTTGGTCTTGTCTCTTCGGAGGTGGTGTCAAAAAATTACTGCGAGTCGCGAGCACGACCAGTCAG GCTTGTGGAACGGGAACAGGAGCAGGAACGGTGGAAAAATCTAGCGATGGTGCCTCCACCGAATCGCAAAGCACCGCTGGAGCTGTATGGAATACCATGACGTCGTTGACGAAGCAACGAGTAAAGTTGAATATGAAACTATTGGGTCAGTTCACCGGCCAGCAACCAAACATGAAAGAGGACAAGCCCACTTACAGAGAACAGTTTGTGCCGCCCCAAATGAGCATGATTTCATACTTTTTAATGAAG CCGCACATAGATAGCGAATACGCGGACGAGATCGATTACGATTCGTCCGACTCGGCCGTGTCGGATTTGGATTCGTCCGAAGACGAAGAGGACGTGTTCGACACCAATTCGAAGCCAAAGATCAAGCCAAAGGACAATACGGAGCACTCGAATCCGAACTCGCACAGTTGGTGCGTTATGCGATTAGCTATAGTGAAGATACTGCAAAGGCAGCTTCAGGACTTCTTGAACGTCGCTGGCATAGAGATGCAAG AATTGCCCGTTAGCAGCCCGTTGACGCACGGAACGTTGGCGGTGGTAGCCCAGTGGCAGGAAACGTTGCGCGAAGAGTTAGACAACAAGGGACCACCACCGATCAATTACATTCCTGGGTGTGCACCCGACCCGACGCCTACCCCAGGAAAACCGGCGATACACAAGTATCGATCGTTGCTAGAGAAAGGCAATACACCGTTCAA CACGCGTTTGGCATCGGCAGCTCCGGCCAATCGACTCTGGTGTTTCTTGATCAGGCAAGAACTGGTACAGGATATATTCATACGAGCCGTATTCGGAAAACGACGATCGCTGTCGTCGATACTGGAGAGCAATCACAGCGCGATGGATCATTTGAATCGTGGGACTACAACGGAAGACAAGGGTAGCGACAGCGGAACTACGAGCTTACCCGAGCCCGTCCGTATCATTCACAAGGAACAGGATAGCATCAGCGCTTTTTGTCTGAATCAG GTGAATCCAGGTCTAATGGCGTTGGCTACGCCGCGCGAAGTTCAAGAGATGAATATATCGCTGTTGCTCGAGCTGCCGTCGTGGTTGGAAGACGAATGCGAATTCGATCTGATCAATCTGAATAAACAACCGGAGCCAGAAGCGGTGCAACCAACCAGTTTCTTGGTTATTCAG ACCGCAGCGGATCGACCTATGCTCGCTCAAAGTCCACAGACCAACAGCCCTCAACCCCAGTCCGGCATCGCTAGTCAGAGCGGAAGAGGAGCCAGCGTG ATCTTGAAGCATAGAATCGACGGAATTAGGAGAATCTCGTCGCATCCACTTTTGCCGTTGT ACCTGACTGGTTCGCAAGATGGATCGGTTTCGCTTTGGGAATGGGGACATCAGACCGCTGTGGCCACTCCAAGACAACCGGGAACCTTTGCGAAAGTGACGCGCGTGCGATTCTCGCAGCATGGGAATAAGTTTGGCGTCGCCGACTCTGACGGACATCTCAGCCTCTTTCAAGTAGCCTGCAGAGAAGGAACTTCTCGTCCCTTTTTC AACTATCAGTGCCATAGCAAAGTAACAGCAGATTTTGTCTTCCTCGGCGCGTGCAGTTTAATAGCGACTGCCGGCCATGGTTCCGAAGGACGTAACGTTGCACTTTGGGACACTCTACTTCCGCAAAATAAATCTTTGATTCAAG GGTTTACGTGTCACGACCAAGGAGCCAGTTCGTTGATACTCGCTCCCCAACATCAGCTATTGATCAGTGGTGGAAAAAAGGGTGACATTACCATATTTGACGTTCGACAGCGGCAACAACGTCACCGTTTCCAGGCCCACGAGTCGGCCATCAAGTGTTTGGCCCTTGATCCACACGAAGAATTTTTTGTGAGCGGAGCAGGAGATGGTGACATCAAG ATATGGGGTTTGACCGTTCACTCTCTGCTTTATTCTTTCCCCGGAGAACATCCTCGATCTagctttttcaaaaatattggaCAA AACATTTTGCAGGGCGTGACGCAGTTGCACGTTGATTCCGCGGGACGTTTGTTTTCCTGTGGCGCGGATGGTTCTATGAAAGTTCGCCAGTTGCCGGAACGAGATTGTGTTGTGCACACTTTATATTAG